One segment of Salvelinus alpinus chromosome 1, SLU_Salpinus.1, whole genome shotgun sequence DNA contains the following:
- the LOC139533775 gene encoding ribose-phosphate pyrophosphokinase 1-like, whose translation MPNIKIFSGSSHPDLGQKIADRLGLELGKVVTKKFSNQETCVEIGESVRGEDVYIVQSGCGEINDNLMELLIMINACKIASASRVTAVIPCFPYARQDKKDKVGSRAPISAKLVANMLSVSGANHIITMDLHASQIQGFFDIPVDNLYAEPAVLKWIKENINEWKNCTIVSPDAGGAKRVTSIADRLNVDFALIHKERKKANEVDRMVLVGDVKDRVAILVDDMADTCGTICHAADKLVSAGATKVYAILTHGIFSGPAITRINNACFEAVVVTNTIPQEDKMKHCSKIQVIDISMILAEAIRRTHNGESVSYLFSHVPL comes from the exons ATGCCTAACATAAAGATATTCAGCGGCAGCTCTCATCCGGACCTTGGCCAGAAAATTGCCGACCGCCTGGGACTTGAACTGGGGAAGGTTGTGACTAAAAAATTCAGCAATCAGGAGACATG CGTGGAGATTGGGGAGAGTGTCAGAGGAGAGGATGTCTACATTGTCCAGAGTGGTTGTGGTGAGATTAACGATAACTTAATGGAGCTCCTCATCATGATCAATGCCTGTAAGATTGCCTCTGCCTCACGAGTCACGGCTGTCATCCCCTGTTTCCCATATGCAAGACAAGACAAGAAGGACAAGGTGGGG AGTCGGGCACCCATCTCTGCAAAGCTGGTGGCCAACATGTTGTCAGTGTCAGGAGCCAATCACATTATCACCATGGACCTGCATGCCTCGCAGATACAG GGGTTCTTTGATATCCCTGTGGACAATCTATACGCTGAGCCAGCTGTGCTGAAATGGATCAAAGAGAACATCAATGAGTGGAAGAATTGCACCATTGTGTCTCCTGATGCCGGGGGAGCAAAAAG GGTCACCTCTATAGCAGACAGGCTGAATGTGGACTTCGCGCTCATccacaaagagagaaagaaggcTAACGAGGTGGACCGCATGGTCCTGGTGGGGGACGTGAAGGACAGAGTGGCCATCTTGGTTGATGACATGGCAGACACCTGCGGCACCATCTGCCATGCTGCAGATAA GCTCGTCTCTGCTGGAGCTACAAAGGTCTACGCTATCCTGACCCATGGGATCTTTTCAGGCCCTGCCATCACCCGCATTAACAATGCCTGTTTTGAGGCTGTGGTTGTCACGAATACCATCCCTCAGGAGGACAAGATGAAACACTGTTCAAAAATACAG GTTATTGACATCTCCATGATCTTGGCAGAGGCTATTCGTCGGACACACAACGGGGAGTCTGTGTCGTATCTCTTCAGCCATGTTCCCTTGTAA